One region of Rattus norvegicus strain BN/NHsdMcwi chromosome 13, GRCr8, whole genome shotgun sequence genomic DNA includes:
- the Ppox gene encoding protoporphyrinogen oxidase isoform X2 gives MARTVIVLGGGISGLAASYHLTRSPSPPKVILVEGSKRLGGWIRSVRGSDGAIFELGPRGIRPAGALGARTLLLVSELGLESEVLPVRGDHPAAQNRFLYVGGALHPLPSGLRGLLRPSPPFSKPLFWAGLRELTKPRGKEPDETVHSFAQRRLGPEVASLAMDSLCRGVFAGNSQELSIRSCFPSLFQAEQTHGSMLLGLLLGAGQTPQPNSSLIRQARAERWSQWSLRGGLEMLPQALHNYLTSKGVTILSGQPACGLSLQPEGHWKVSLGDSSLEADHIISTIPASVLSKLLPAEAAPLAHILSTIQAVSVAVVNLQYKGACLPVQGFGHLVPSSEDPTVLGIVYDSVAFPEQDGNPPGLRLTVMLGGYWLQKLKANGHELSPELFQRAAQEAAATQLGLKEQPSHCLVHLHKNCIPQYTLGHWQKLDSALQFLTAQRLPLTLAGASYEGVAVNDCIESGRQAAIAVLGTESNS, from the exons ATGGCCCGGACTGTGATAGTGCTTGGCGGAGGTATCAGCGGATTGGCCGCAAGTTATCATCTGACCCGAAGCCCCAGTCCTCCTAAG GTGATCTTAGTGGAGGGCAGCAAACGTTTGGGAGGCTGGATCCGTTCAGTCCGAGGATCAGATGGTGCGATCTTTGAACTTGGACCTCGAGGAATTAGGCCGGCTGGAGCCCTGGGAGCCCGGACCCTGCTCCTG GTTTCTGAACTTGGCTTGGAATCCGAAGTCTTGCCTGTCCGAGGGGATCATCCAGCTGCCCAGAACCGGTTCCTGTATGTAGGCGGTGCCCTGCACCCCCTACCCTCTGGCCTCAG GGGGCTACTTCGTCCTTCACCCCCCTTCTCAAAACCTCTATTTTGGGCTGGACTGAGGGAGTTGACGAAGCCCAGGGGCAAAGAGCCTGATGAGACTGTGCACAGTTTTGCCCAGCGCCGCCTTGGACCTGAG GTGGCGTCTCTGGCTATGGACAGCCTTTGCAGAGGAGTGTTTGCTGGCAACAGCCAAGAGCTCAGCATCCGGTCCTGCTTTCCCAGTCTCTTCCAAGCTGAACAAACCCACGGGTCCATGTTACTGGGGCTGCTGCTGGGGGCAG GGCAGACTCCACAGCCCAATTCCTCATTAATTCGTCAGGCCCGCGCTGAGCGATGGAGTCAGTGGTCACTCCGTGGAGGGCTGGAGATGTTGCCCCAGGCCCTTCATAACTACCTAACAAGTAAAGGGGTCACTATCCTCAGTGGTCAGCCAGCCTGCGGGCTCAGCCTTCAGCCAGAAGGGCACTGGAAG GTGTCTCTAGGGGACAGCAGTCTGGAGGCTGACCACATTATAAGCACCATTCCAGCTTCAG TGCTCAGCAAGCTGCTCCCTGCCGAGGCTGCACCTCTGGCTCACATCCTGAGTACCATCCAAGCTGTGTCTGTGGCCGTGGTGAATCTGCAGTACAAAGGAGCTTGTCTGCCTGTGCAG GGATTTGGACATCTGGTGCCATCCTCAGAAGACCCGACCGTCCTGGGAATCGTGTATGACTCGGTTGCTTTTCCTGAGCAGGATGGGAACCCCCCAGGCCTCAGACTGACT GTGATGTTGGGAGGTTACTGGTTACAGAAGCTGAAAGCCAATGGCCATGAATTGTCTCCAGAGCTATTCCAACGAGCAGCACAGGAAGCGGCTGCCACACAGTTAGGACTGAAAGAGCAACCAAGCCATTGCTTGGTCCATCTACACAAA AACTGTATCCCTCAGTATACACTAGGCCACTGGCAAAAACTAG ACTCAGCTCTGCAATTCCTGACGGCCCAGAGGTTGCCCCTGACTTTGGCTGGGGCCTCCTATGAGGGGGTAGCTGTCAATGACTGTATAGAGAGTGGGCGCCAGGCAGCAATTGCTGTCCTGGGCACAGAATCGAACAGCTGA
- the Usp21 gene encoding ubiquitin carboxyl-terminal hydrolase 21 — protein MPQASEHRLGRTREPPVNVQPRVGAKIPFPPRARSKERRNPVPGPNSMLRPLPPRPGPPDERLKKLDLGRGRTSGSRPRGPLRADHGVPLPGSPPPTVALPLPSRTNLTRSKSVSSGDLRPMGIALGGHRGTGELGAALSRLALRPEPPTLRRSTSLRRLGGFPGPPTLLSIRTEPPPSHGSFHMISARPSEPFYSDDKMAHHTLLLGSGHVGLRNLGNTCFLNAVLQCLSSTRPLRDFCLRRDFRQEVPGGGRAQELTEAFADVIGALWHPDSCEAVNPTRFRAVFQKYVPSFSGYSQQDAQEFLKLLMERLHLEINRRGRRAPPILASGPVPSPPRRGGALHEEPELSDDDRANLMWKRYLEREDSKIVDLFVGQLKSCLKCQACGYRSTTFEVFCDLSLPIPKKGFAGGKVSLRDCFSLFTKEEELESENAPVCDRCRQKTRSTKKLTVQRFPRILVLHLNRFSTSRGSIKKSSVGVDFPLQRLSLGDFASDKVGSPVYQLYALCNHSGSVHYGHYTALCRCQTGWHVYNDSRVSPVSENQVASSEGYVLFYQLMQEPPRCL, from the exons ATGCCCCAGGCTTCTGAGCACCGCCTGGGCCGGACTCGAGAGCCACCTGTCAATGTACAGCCCCGAGTGGGAGCCAAGATACCGTTTCCTCCCCGGGCCCGCAGCAAGGAGCGCCGAAACCCAGTTCCTGGGCCAAACTCCATGTTACGACCTTTGCCTCCCAGGCCAGGTCCCCCAGATGAAAGGCTCAAGAAACTGGATTTGGGTCGGGGTCGGACCTCAGGCTCTCGTCCTAGAGGTCCCCTTCGAGCAGATCATGGGGTTCCCTTGCCTGGCTCACCACCCCCAACTGTGGCTCTGCCTCTCCCATCCCGGACCAACCTAACCCGATCCAAGTCTGTGAGCAGTGGGGACTTGCGTCCAATGGGGATTGCCTTGGGAGGGCACCGTGGCACTGGCGAGCTAGGGGCTGCACTGAGCCGCCTGGCACTCCGGCCTGAGCCACCCACTTTGAGACGTAGTACTTCTCTCCGGCGTCTTGGGGGTTTCCCTGGACCCCCTACCCTGCTCAGCATACGGACAGAGCCCCCTCCTTCCCATGGCTCCTTCCACATGATATCTGCCCGGCCTTCTGAGCCTTTCTACTCTGATGACAAGATG GCTCACCACACACTGCTTCTGGGCTCTGGTCATGTTGGCCTCCGAAATCTAGGAAATACA TGCTTCCTGAACGCCGTGTTACAGTGTTTGAGCAGCACAAGGCCTCTTCGAGACTTTTGTCTGCGAAGGGACTTCCGGCAAGAGGTGCCCGGAGGAGGCCGAGCCCAGGAACTCACAGAAG CCTTTGCAGATGTGATTGGTGCCCTCTGGCACCCTGACTCCTGTGAAGCTGTGAATCCTACCCGATTCCGGGCTGTCTTCCAGAAATACGTCCCTTCCTTCTCTGGATACAG CCAGCAGGATGCCCAAGAGTTCCTGAAGCTCCTTATGGAGCGGTTGCACCTCGAAATCAACCGACGAGGCCGCCGGGCACCACCAATTCTGGCCAGTGGTCCAGTTCCCTCCCCACCTCGCCGAGGAGGGGCTCTGCATGAAGAACCTGAACTGAG TGATGATGACCGAGCCAACTTAATGTGGAAGCGCTACCTGGAGCGAGAAGACAGCAAGATTGTGG ACCTGTTTGTGGGCCAGCTGAAAAGTTGCCTCAAGTGCCAGGCCTGTGGGTATCGCTCCACGACCTTCGAGGTTTTTTGTGACCTGTCCCTGCCCATCCCCAAG AAAGGATTTGCTGGGGGCAAAGTGTCTTTGCGGGATTGCTTCAGCCTTTTCACCAAGGAGGAGGAGCTAGAGTCGGAGAATGCCCCA GTATGTGACCGATGTCGGCAGAAAACACGAAGTACCAAAAAGTTGACAGTACAAAGATTCCCCCGAATCCTCGTGCTCC ATCTGAACCGATTTTCCACCTCCCGAGGCTCCATCAAGAAAAGTTCAGTAGGTGTAGACTTCCCACTGCAGCGACTAAGCCTAGGGGACTTTGCCAGCGACAAAGTGG GAAGCCCTGTCTACCAGCTGTATGCCCTTTGCAACCACTCGGGTAGTGTCCACTATGGCCACTACACAGCCCTGTGCCGGTGCCAGACTGGTTGGCATGTCTACAATGACTCCCG TGTCTCCCCTGTCAGTGAAAACCAGGTGGCATCCAGTGAGGGCTACGTGCTGTTCTACCAATTGATGCAGGAACCACCTCGGTGCCTGTGA
- the Ppox gene encoding protoporphyrinogen oxidase isoform X4 has protein sequence MRLCTVLPSAALDLRANGNQSGWLIPRPLSPSLALKVASLAMDSLCRGVFAGNSQELSIRSCFPSLFQAEQTHGSMLLGLLLGAGQTPQPNSSLIRQARAERWSQWSLRGGLEMLPQALHNYLTSKGVTILSGQPACGLSLQPEGHWKVSLGDSSLEADHIISTIPASVLSKLLPAEAAPLAHILSTIQAVSVAVVNLQYKGACLPVQGFGHLVPSSEDPTVLGIVYDSVAFPEQDGNPPGLRLTVMLGGYWLQKLKANGHELSPELFQRAAQEAAATQLGLKEQPSHCLVHLHKNCIPQYTLGHWQKLDSALQFLTAQRLPLTLAGASYEGVAVNDCIESGRQAAIAVLGTESNS, from the exons ATGAGACTGTGCACAGTTTTGCCCAGCGCCGCCTTGGACCTGAG GGCCAATGGAAATCAGTCAGGGTGGCTTATTCCTCGGCCCCTCAGTCCCAGTCTTGCCCTTAAGGTGGCGTCTCTGGCTATGGACAGCCTTTGCAGAGGAGTGTTTGCTGGCAACAGCCAAGAGCTCAGCATCCGGTCCTGCTTTCCCAGTCTCTTCCAAGCTGAACAAACCCACGGGTCCATGTTACTGGGGCTGCTGCTGGGGGCAG GGCAGACTCCACAGCCCAATTCCTCATTAATTCGTCAGGCCCGCGCTGAGCGATGGAGTCAGTGGTCACTCCGTGGAGGGCTGGAGATGTTGCCCCAGGCCCTTCATAACTACCTAACAAGTAAAGGGGTCACTATCCTCAGTGGTCAGCCAGCCTGCGGGCTCAGCCTTCAGCCAGAAGGGCACTGGAAG GTGTCTCTAGGGGACAGCAGTCTGGAGGCTGACCACATTATAAGCACCATTCCAGCTTCAG TGCTCAGCAAGCTGCTCCCTGCCGAGGCTGCACCTCTGGCTCACATCCTGAGTACCATCCAAGCTGTGTCTGTGGCCGTGGTGAATCTGCAGTACAAAGGAGCTTGTCTGCCTGTGCAG GGATTTGGACATCTGGTGCCATCCTCAGAAGACCCGACCGTCCTGGGAATCGTGTATGACTCGGTTGCTTTTCCTGAGCAGGATGGGAACCCCCCAGGCCTCAGACTGACT GTGATGTTGGGAGGTTACTGGTTACAGAAGCTGAAAGCCAATGGCCATGAATTGTCTCCAGAGCTATTCCAACGAGCAGCACAGGAAGCGGCTGCCACACAGTTAGGACTGAAAGAGCAACCAAGCCATTGCTTGGTCCATCTACACAAA AACTGTATCCCTCAGTATACACTAGGCCACTGGCAAAAACTAG ACTCAGCTCTGCAATTCCTGACGGCCCAGAGGTTGCCCCTGACTTTGGCTGGGGCCTCCTATGAGGGGGTAGCTGTCAATGACTGTATAGAGAGTGGGCGCCAGGCAGCAATTGCTGTCCTGGGCACAGAATCGAACAGCTGA
- the Ppox gene encoding protoporphyrinogen oxidase isoform X5 encodes MARTVIVLGGGISGLAASYHLTRSPSPPKVILVEGSKRLGGWIRSVRGSDGAIFELGPRGIRPAGALGARTLLLFLLFLRACGEQVSELGLESEVLPVRGDHPAAQNRFLYVGGALHPLPSGLRGLLRPSPPFSKPLFWAGLRELTKPRGKEPDETVHSFAQRRLGPEVASLAMDSLCRGVFAGNSQELSIRSCFPSLFQAEQTHGSMLLGLLLGAGQTPQPNSSLIRQARAERWSQWSLRGGLEMLPQALHNYLTSKGVTILSGQPACGLSLQPEGHWKVSLGDSSLEADHIISTIPASGIGGRRVETGAQ; translated from the exons ATGGCCCGGACTGTGATAGTGCTTGGCGGAGGTATCAGCGGATTGGCCGCAAGTTATCATCTGACCCGAAGCCCCAGTCCTCCTAAG GTGATCTTAGTGGAGGGCAGCAAACGTTTGGGAGGCTGGATCCGTTCAGTCCGAGGATCAGATGGTGCGATCTTTGAACTTGGACCTCGAGGAATTAGGCCGGCTGGAGCCCTGGGAGCCCGGACCCTGCTCCTG TTTCTCCTCTTCCTGAGGGCTTGTGGAGAGCAGGTTTCTGAACTTGGCTTGGAATCCGAAGTCTTGCCTGTCCGAGGGGATCATCCAGCTGCCCAGAACCGGTTCCTGTATGTAGGCGGTGCCCTGCACCCCCTACCCTCTGGCCTCAG GGGGCTACTTCGTCCTTCACCCCCCTTCTCAAAACCTCTATTTTGGGCTGGACTGAGGGAGTTGACGAAGCCCAGGGGCAAAGAGCCTGATGAGACTGTGCACAGTTTTGCCCAGCGCCGCCTTGGACCTGAG GTGGCGTCTCTGGCTATGGACAGCCTTTGCAGAGGAGTGTTTGCTGGCAACAGCCAAGAGCTCAGCATCCGGTCCTGCTTTCCCAGTCTCTTCCAAGCTGAACAAACCCACGGGTCCATGTTACTGGGGCTGCTGCTGGGGGCAG GGCAGACTCCACAGCCCAATTCCTCATTAATTCGTCAGGCCCGCGCTGAGCGATGGAGTCAGTGGTCACTCCGTGGAGGGCTGGAGATGTTGCCCCAGGCCCTTCATAACTACCTAACAAGTAAAGGGGTCACTATCCTCAGTGGTCAGCCAGCCTGCGGGCTCAGCCTTCAGCCAGAAGGGCACTGGAAG GTGTCTCTAGGGGACAGCAGTCTGGAGGCTGACCACATTATAAGCACCATTCCAGCTTCAG GTataggaggaagaagagtggaGACGGGGGCTCAGTGA
- the Ufc1 gene encoding ubiquitin-fold modifier-conjugating enzyme 1 isoform X1 yields MADEATRRVVSEIPVLKTNAGPRDRELWVQRLKEEYQSLIRYVENNKNADNDWFRLESNKEGTRWFGKCWYIHDFLKYEFDIEFEIPITYPTTAPEIAVPELDGKTAKMYRGGKICLTDHFKPLWARNVPKFGLAHLMALGLGPWLAVEVPDLIQKGVIQHKEKCNQ; encoded by the exons ATGGCGGACGAGGCCACCCGGCGGGTCGTGTCTGAGATCCCGGTGCTGAAGACTAACGCCGGACCCCGAGATCGGGAATTGTGGGTGCAGCGACTAAAGGAGGAATATCAGTCCCTTATCCGG tATGTCGAAAACAACAAGAATGCGGACAATGATTGGTTCCGACTGGAGTCCAACAAGGAAGGGACCCG GTGGTTTGGAAAATGCTGGTACATCCACGACTTCCTCAAATACGAGTTTGACATCGAGTTTGAA ATTCCTATCACATATCCCACTACTGCTCCAGAAATTGCAGTCCCTGAGCTGGATGGGAAAACGGCAAAGATGTACAG GGGTGGCAAAATATGTCTAACTGATCATTTCAAACCTTTGTGGGCCAGGAATGTGCCCAAGTTTGGACTAGCTCACCTCATGGCCCTGGGG CTGGGTCCTTGGCTGGCAGTGGAAGTCCCTGATCTGATTCAGAAGGGTGTGATCCAGCACAAAGAAAAATGCAACCAATGA
- the Usp21 gene encoding ubiquitin carboxyl-terminal hydrolase 21 isoform X1 gives MAGGVGEPREDGSRPQRTFTTKGEPAVPTMPQASEHRLGRTREPPVNVQPRVGAKIPFPPRARSKERRNPVPGPNSMLRPLPPRPGPPDERLKKLDLGRGRTSGSRPRGPLRADHGVPLPGSPPPTVALPLPSRTNLTRSKSVSSGDLRPMGIALGGHRGTGELGAALSRLALRPEPPTLRRSTSLRRLGGFPGPPTLLSIRTEPPPSHGSFHMISARPSEPFYSDDKMAHHTLLLGSGHVGLRNLGNTCFLNAVLQCLSSTRPLRDFCLRRDFRQEVPGGGRAQELTEAFADVIGALWHPDSCEAVNPTRFRAVFQKYVPSFSGYSQQDAQEFLKLLMERLHLEINRRGRRAPPILASGPVPSPPRRGGALHEEPELSDDDRANLMWKRYLEREDSKIVDLFVGQLKSCLKCQACGYRSTTFEVFCDLSLPIPKKGFAGGKVSLRDCFSLFTKEEELESENAPVCDRCRQKTRSTKKLTVQRFPRILGLDLNRFSTSRGSIKKSSVGVDFPLQRLSLGDFASDKVGSPVYQLYALCNHSGSVHYGHYTALCRCQTGWHVYNDSRVSPVSENQVASSEGYVLFYQLMQEPPRCL, from the exons ATGGCGGGTGGGGTGGGAGAGCCGAGGGAGGATGGATCCAGACCCCAAAGGACGTTCACCACAAAGGGAGAG CCTGCGGTGCCCACAATGCCCCAGGCTTCTGAGCACCGCCTGGGCCGGACTCGAGAGCCACCTGTCAATGTACAGCCCCGAGTGGGAGCCAAGATACCGTTTCCTCCCCGGGCCCGCAGCAAGGAGCGCCGAAACCCAGTTCCTGGGCCAAACTCCATGTTACGACCTTTGCCTCCCAGGCCAGGTCCCCCAGATGAAAGGCTCAAGAAACTGGATTTGGGTCGGGGTCGGACCTCAGGCTCTCGTCCTAGAGGTCCCCTTCGAGCAGATCATGGGGTTCCCTTGCCTGGCTCACCACCCCCAACTGTGGCTCTGCCTCTCCCATCCCGGACCAACCTAACCCGATCCAAGTCTGTGAGCAGTGGGGACTTGCGTCCAATGGGGATTGCCTTGGGAGGGCACCGTGGCACTGGCGAGCTAGGGGCTGCACTGAGCCGCCTGGCACTCCGGCCTGAGCCACCCACTTTGAGACGTAGTACTTCTCTCCGGCGTCTTGGGGGTTTCCCTGGACCCCCTACCCTGCTCAGCATACGGACAGAGCCCCCTCCTTCCCATGGCTCCTTCCACATGATATCTGCCCGGCCTTCTGAGCCTTTCTACTCTGATGACAAGATG GCTCACCACACACTGCTTCTGGGCTCTGGTCATGTTGGCCTCCGAAATCTAGGAAATACA TGCTTCCTGAACGCCGTGTTACAGTGTTTGAGCAGCACAAGGCCTCTTCGAGACTTTTGTCTGCGAAGGGACTTCCGGCAAGAGGTGCCCGGAGGAGGCCGAGCCCAGGAACTCACAGAAG CCTTTGCAGATGTGATTGGTGCCCTCTGGCACCCTGACTCCTGTGAAGCTGTGAATCCTACCCGATTCCGGGCTGTCTTCCAGAAATACGTCCCTTCCTTCTCTGGATACAG CCAGCAGGATGCCCAAGAGTTCCTGAAGCTCCTTATGGAGCGGTTGCACCTCGAAATCAACCGACGAGGCCGCCGGGCACCACCAATTCTGGCCAGTGGTCCAGTTCCCTCCCCACCTCGCCGAGGAGGGGCTCTGCATGAAGAACCTGAACTGAG TGATGATGACCGAGCCAACTTAATGTGGAAGCGCTACCTGGAGCGAGAAGACAGCAAGATTGTGG ACCTGTTTGTGGGCCAGCTGAAAAGTTGCCTCAAGTGCCAGGCCTGTGGGTATCGCTCCACGACCTTCGAGGTTTTTTGTGACCTGTCCCTGCCCATCCCCAAG AAAGGATTTGCTGGGGGCAAAGTGTCTTTGCGGGATTGCTTCAGCCTTTTCACCAAGGAGGAGGAGCTAGAGTCGGAGAATGCCCCA GTATGTGACCGATGTCGGCAGAAAACACGAAGTACCAAAAAGTTGACAGTACAAAGATTCCCCCGAATCCTC GGCTTAGATCTGAACCGATTTTCCACCTCCCGAGGCTCCATCAAGAAAAGTTCAGTAGGTGTAGACTTCCCACTGCAGCGACTAAGCCTAGGGGACTTTGCCAGCGACAAAGTGG GAAGCCCTGTCTACCAGCTGTATGCCCTTTGCAACCACTCGGGTAGTGTCCACTATGGCCACTACACAGCCCTGTGCCGGTGCCAGACTGGTTGGCATGTCTACAATGACTCCCG TGTCTCCCCTGTCAGTGAAAACCAGGTGGCATCCAGTGAGGGCTACGTGCTGTTCTACCAATTGATGCAGGAACCACCTCGGTGCCTGTGA
- the Ppox gene encoding protoporphyrinogen oxidase isoform X3 — MVRSLNLDLEELGRLEPWEPGPCSWACGEQVSELGLESEVLPVRGDHPAAQNRFLYVGGALHPLPSGLRGLLRPSPPFSKPLFWAGLRELTKPRGKEPDETVHSFAQRRLGPEVASLAMDSLCRGVFAGNSQELSIRSCFPSLFQAEQTHGSMLLGLLLGAGQTPQPNSSLIRQARAERWSQWSLRGGLEMLPQALHNYLTSKGVTILSGQPACGLSLQPEGHWKVSLGDSSLEADHIISTIPASVLSKLLPAEAAPLAHILSTIQAVSVAVVNLQYKGACLPVQGFGHLVPSSEDPTVLGIVYDSVAFPEQDGNPPGLRLTVMLGGYWLQKLKANGHELSPELFQRAAQEAAATQLGLKEQPSHCLVHLHKNCIPQYTLGHWQKLDSALQFLTAQRLPLTLAGASYEGVAVNDCIESGRQAAIAVLGTESNS; from the exons ATGGTGCGATCTTTGAACTTGGACCTCGAGGAATTAGGCCGGCTGGAGCCCTGGGAGCCCGGACCCTGCTCCTG GGCTTGTGGAGAGCAGGTTTCTGAACTTGGCTTGGAATCCGAAGTCTTGCCTGTCCGAGGGGATCATCCAGCTGCCCAGAACCGGTTCCTGTATGTAGGCGGTGCCCTGCACCCCCTACCCTCTGGCCTCAG GGGGCTACTTCGTCCTTCACCCCCCTTCTCAAAACCTCTATTTTGGGCTGGACTGAGGGAGTTGACGAAGCCCAGGGGCAAAGAGCCTGATGAGACTGTGCACAGTTTTGCCCAGCGCCGCCTTGGACCTGAG GTGGCGTCTCTGGCTATGGACAGCCTTTGCAGAGGAGTGTTTGCTGGCAACAGCCAAGAGCTCAGCATCCGGTCCTGCTTTCCCAGTCTCTTCCAAGCTGAACAAACCCACGGGTCCATGTTACTGGGGCTGCTGCTGGGGGCAG GGCAGACTCCACAGCCCAATTCCTCATTAATTCGTCAGGCCCGCGCTGAGCGATGGAGTCAGTGGTCACTCCGTGGAGGGCTGGAGATGTTGCCCCAGGCCCTTCATAACTACCTAACAAGTAAAGGGGTCACTATCCTCAGTGGTCAGCCAGCCTGCGGGCTCAGCCTTCAGCCAGAAGGGCACTGGAAG GTGTCTCTAGGGGACAGCAGTCTGGAGGCTGACCACATTATAAGCACCATTCCAGCTTCAG TGCTCAGCAAGCTGCTCCCTGCCGAGGCTGCACCTCTGGCTCACATCCTGAGTACCATCCAAGCTGTGTCTGTGGCCGTGGTGAATCTGCAGTACAAAGGAGCTTGTCTGCCTGTGCAG GGATTTGGACATCTGGTGCCATCCTCAGAAGACCCGACCGTCCTGGGAATCGTGTATGACTCGGTTGCTTTTCCTGAGCAGGATGGGAACCCCCCAGGCCTCAGACTGACT GTGATGTTGGGAGGTTACTGGTTACAGAAGCTGAAAGCCAATGGCCATGAATTGTCTCCAGAGCTATTCCAACGAGCAGCACAGGAAGCGGCTGCCACACAGTTAGGACTGAAAGAGCAACCAAGCCATTGCTTGGTCCATCTACACAAA AACTGTATCCCTCAGTATACACTAGGCCACTGGCAAAAACTAG ACTCAGCTCTGCAATTCCTGACGGCCCAGAGGTTGCCCCTGACTTTGGCTGGGGCCTCCTATGAGGGGGTAGCTGTCAATGACTGTATAGAGAGTGGGCGCCAGGCAGCAATTGCTGTCCTGGGCACAGAATCGAACAGCTGA
- the Ppox gene encoding protoporphyrinogen oxidase isoform X1: protein MARTVIVLGGGISGLAASYHLTRSPSPPKVILVEGSKRLGGWIRSVRGSDGAIFELGPRGIRPAGALGARTLLLFLLFLRACGEQVSELGLESEVLPVRGDHPAAQNRFLYVGGALHPLPSGLRGLLRPSPPFSKPLFWAGLRELTKPRGKEPDETVHSFAQRRLGPEVASLAMDSLCRGVFAGNSQELSIRSCFPSLFQAEQTHGSMLLGLLLGAGQTPQPNSSLIRQARAERWSQWSLRGGLEMLPQALHNYLTSKGVTILSGQPACGLSLQPEGHWKVSLGDSSLEADHIISTIPASVLSKLLPAEAAPLAHILSTIQAVSVAVVNLQYKGACLPVQGFGHLVPSSEDPTVLGIVYDSVAFPEQDGNPPGLRLTVMLGGYWLQKLKANGHELSPELFQRAAQEAAATQLGLKEQPSHCLVHLHKNCIPQYTLGHWQKLDSALQFLTAQRLPLTLAGASYEGVAVNDCIESGRQAAIAVLGTESNS, encoded by the exons ATGGCCCGGACTGTGATAGTGCTTGGCGGAGGTATCAGCGGATTGGCCGCAAGTTATCATCTGACCCGAAGCCCCAGTCCTCCTAAG GTGATCTTAGTGGAGGGCAGCAAACGTTTGGGAGGCTGGATCCGTTCAGTCCGAGGATCAGATGGTGCGATCTTTGAACTTGGACCTCGAGGAATTAGGCCGGCTGGAGCCCTGGGAGCCCGGACCCTGCTCCTG TTTCTCCTCTTCCTGAGGGCTTGTGGAGAGCAGGTTTCTGAACTTGGCTTGGAATCCGAAGTCTTGCCTGTCCGAGGGGATCATCCAGCTGCCCAGAACCGGTTCCTGTATGTAGGCGGTGCCCTGCACCCCCTACCCTCTGGCCTCAG GGGGCTACTTCGTCCTTCACCCCCCTTCTCAAAACCTCTATTTTGGGCTGGACTGAGGGAGTTGACGAAGCCCAGGGGCAAAGAGCCTGATGAGACTGTGCACAGTTTTGCCCAGCGCCGCCTTGGACCTGAG GTGGCGTCTCTGGCTATGGACAGCCTTTGCAGAGGAGTGTTTGCTGGCAACAGCCAAGAGCTCAGCATCCGGTCCTGCTTTCCCAGTCTCTTCCAAGCTGAACAAACCCACGGGTCCATGTTACTGGGGCTGCTGCTGGGGGCAG GGCAGACTCCACAGCCCAATTCCTCATTAATTCGTCAGGCCCGCGCTGAGCGATGGAGTCAGTGGTCACTCCGTGGAGGGCTGGAGATGTTGCCCCAGGCCCTTCATAACTACCTAACAAGTAAAGGGGTCACTATCCTCAGTGGTCAGCCAGCCTGCGGGCTCAGCCTTCAGCCAGAAGGGCACTGGAAG GTGTCTCTAGGGGACAGCAGTCTGGAGGCTGACCACATTATAAGCACCATTCCAGCTTCAG TGCTCAGCAAGCTGCTCCCTGCCGAGGCTGCACCTCTGGCTCACATCCTGAGTACCATCCAAGCTGTGTCTGTGGCCGTGGTGAATCTGCAGTACAAAGGAGCTTGTCTGCCTGTGCAG GGATTTGGACATCTGGTGCCATCCTCAGAAGACCCGACCGTCCTGGGAATCGTGTATGACTCGGTTGCTTTTCCTGAGCAGGATGGGAACCCCCCAGGCCTCAGACTGACT GTGATGTTGGGAGGTTACTGGTTACAGAAGCTGAAAGCCAATGGCCATGAATTGTCTCCAGAGCTATTCCAACGAGCAGCACAGGAAGCGGCTGCCACACAGTTAGGACTGAAAGAGCAACCAAGCCATTGCTTGGTCCATCTACACAAA AACTGTATCCCTCAGTATACACTAGGCCACTGGCAAAAACTAG ACTCAGCTCTGCAATTCCTGACGGCCCAGAGGTTGCCCCTGACTTTGGCTGGGGCCTCCTATGAGGGGGTAGCTGTCAATGACTGTATAGAGAGTGGGCGCCAGGCAGCAATTGCTGTCCTGGGCACAGAATCGAACAGCTGA